In Nothobranchius furzeri strain GRZ-AD chromosome 18, NfurGRZ-RIMD1, whole genome shotgun sequence, a single genomic region encodes these proteins:
- the LOC107392195 gene encoding MAPK/MAK/MRK overlapping kinase isoform X1 yields the protein MLHYSNWLIDVKNRASLRNASKTSSSTDWNNRGNAAGMQNKNPQPKEKTAHLWKKGYKVIKKIGEGTFSEVLKTQSLKDGKFYACKTMKQRINSLEQANNLREVQAMRRLSPHANIIQLHDLIFDKESGTVSLICELMEMNIYEHIQGRQTPLHDQTVKNYMYQLLKALEHMHSCGIFHRDVKPENILIKHNILKLGDFGSCRSVYSKPPHTEYISTRWYRAPECLLTDGYYSLKMDIWSAGCVFFEIMSLNPLFPGTNELDQVAKIHQVLGTPDQSVLKKFKQSRAMHFNFPPKKGTGISWLLPNCPAPALSLLYQTLAYDPDERIAAETALRHTYFREIRMAEKKAEPLHRLLEPFDGVGGPVIQAPLTQIYRPSRFVKHLRGRHIRQTPLMSHNSKHVADSLNRRNGPRPLELPQINMAVLGQRASFPGSALSDFPFTHGGTLPAITPKSQPQSTKTQGESRCTAFKSRYIPPLDRKHGGT from the exons ATGCTGCACTACTCAAACTGGCTTATTGACGTTAAGAATAGAGCAAGCTTAAGAAATGCAAGCAAAACGAGCTCTAGCACAGACTGGAATAATAGGGGAAATGCTGCGGGAATGCAGAACAAAAACCCGCAGCCAAAAGAGAAAACGGCGCACCTCTGGAAAAAAG GTTACAAAGTAATTAAGAAAATTGGAGAGGGTACGTTTTCAGAGGTGCTGAAGACCCAGAGCCTGAAGGATGGGAAGTTTTATGCATGCAAAACTATGAAACAGAGAATTAACAG TCTGGAACAGGCCAACAACCTGCGTGAGGTCCAGGCGATGAGACGACTGAGTCCTCATGCAAACATCATCCAACTCCATGACCTGATTTT TGACAAAGAAAGCGGAACAGTGTCTTTAATATGCGAGCTGATGGAGATGAACATCTATGAGCACATTCAAG GAAGACAAACACCCCTGCATGACCAGACAGTCAAAAACTACATGTACCAACTGTTAAAAGCGCTGGAACACATGCACAGCTGTGGGATCTTCCACAGAGACGTGAAACCTGAAAACATTCTCATAAAA CACAACATTCTGAAGCTGGGTGATTTTGGCTCCTGTCGCAGCGTGTACTCCAAGCCACCACACACAGAGTACATTTCCACACGATGGTACAGAGCCCCGGAGTGCCTCCTCACAGACGGATACTACAGCCTGAAGATGGACATCTGGAGCGCCGGTTGTGTCTTTTTTGAAATCATGAG CTTGAATCCTCTCTTCCCTGGAACAAACGAGTTGGACCAGGTTGCCAAGATCCACCAAGTGTTGGGGACACCGGATCAAAGTGTTCTAAAAAAGTTCAAGCA GTCTAGAGCCATGCATTTTAACTTCCCCCCGAAGAAAGGCACCGGCATCTCCTGGTTACTCCCAAACTGCCCAGCTCCGGCTCTGTCGCTGCTGTATCAGACGCTTGCCTATGACCCCGATGAGCGCATCGCCGCAGAAACAGCACTGAGGCACACGTACTTTAGGGAAATCAG AATGGCAGAGAAAAAAGCCGAGCCTCTTCACAGACTCCTAGAGCCCTTTGATGGAGTTGGGGGTCCTGTGATTCAAGCCCCCTTGACACAAATCTATCGGCCGAGCAGATTCGTTAAACACCTGAGGGGAAGGCACATCAGACAGACACCTTTAATGAGT CACAACTCCAAACATGTAGCGGATTCCCTTAACAGACGAAACGGGCCTCGTCCACTAGAGCTGCCCCAGATCAACATGGCCGTGTTGGGACAACGCGCCTCCTTTCCAGGTTCTGCTCTGTCGGATTTTCCCTTCACTCACGGAGGAACGCTGCCAGCCATCACACCAAAAAGCCAGCCACAGTCCACAAAG ACTCAGGGAGAGTCGCGCTGCACAGCTTTTAAATCCCGCTACATACCACCTCTGGATCGGAAGCACGGGGGCACCTGA
- the LOC107392195 gene encoding MAPK/MAK/MRK overlapping kinase isoform X2 has protein sequence MRRQNPKRMKSYKVIKKIGEGTFSEVLKTQSLKDGKFYACKTMKQRINSLEQANNLREVQAMRRLSPHANIIQLHDLIFDKESGTVSLICELMEMNIYEHIQGRQTPLHDQTVKNYMYQLLKALEHMHSCGIFHRDVKPENILIKHNILKLGDFGSCRSVYSKPPHTEYISTRWYRAPECLLTDGYYSLKMDIWSAGCVFFEIMSLNPLFPGTNELDQVAKIHQVLGTPDQSVLKKFKQSRAMHFNFPPKKGTGISWLLPNCPAPALSLLYQTLAYDPDERIAAETALRHTYFREIRMAEKKAEPLHRLLEPFDGVGGPVIQAPLTQIYRPSRFVKHLRGRHIRQTPLMSHNSKHVADSLNRRNGPRPLELPQINMAVLGQRASFPGSALSDFPFTHGGTLPAITPKSQPQSTKTQGESRCTAFKSRYIPPLDRKHGGT, from the exons ATGCGGCGGCAAAATCCTAAAAGAATGAAAA GTTACAAAGTAATTAAGAAAATTGGAGAGGGTACGTTTTCAGAGGTGCTGAAGACCCAGAGCCTGAAGGATGGGAAGTTTTATGCATGCAAAACTATGAAACAGAGAATTAACAG TCTGGAACAGGCCAACAACCTGCGTGAGGTCCAGGCGATGAGACGACTGAGTCCTCATGCAAACATCATCCAACTCCATGACCTGATTTT TGACAAAGAAAGCGGAACAGTGTCTTTAATATGCGAGCTGATGGAGATGAACATCTATGAGCACATTCAAG GAAGACAAACACCCCTGCATGACCAGACAGTCAAAAACTACATGTACCAACTGTTAAAAGCGCTGGAACACATGCACAGCTGTGGGATCTTCCACAGAGACGTGAAACCTGAAAACATTCTCATAAAA CACAACATTCTGAAGCTGGGTGATTTTGGCTCCTGTCGCAGCGTGTACTCCAAGCCACCACACACAGAGTACATTTCCACACGATGGTACAGAGCCCCGGAGTGCCTCCTCACAGACGGATACTACAGCCTGAAGATGGACATCTGGAGCGCCGGTTGTGTCTTTTTTGAAATCATGAG CTTGAATCCTCTCTTCCCTGGAACAAACGAGTTGGACCAGGTTGCCAAGATCCACCAAGTGTTGGGGACACCGGATCAAAGTGTTCTAAAAAAGTTCAAGCA GTCTAGAGCCATGCATTTTAACTTCCCCCCGAAGAAAGGCACCGGCATCTCCTGGTTACTCCCAAACTGCCCAGCTCCGGCTCTGTCGCTGCTGTATCAGACGCTTGCCTATGACCCCGATGAGCGCATCGCCGCAGAAACAGCACTGAGGCACACGTACTTTAGGGAAATCAG AATGGCAGAGAAAAAAGCCGAGCCTCTTCACAGACTCCTAGAGCCCTTTGATGGAGTTGGGGGTCCTGTGATTCAAGCCCCCTTGACACAAATCTATCGGCCGAGCAGATTCGTTAAACACCTGAGGGGAAGGCACATCAGACAGACACCTTTAATGAGT CACAACTCCAAACATGTAGCGGATTCCCTTAACAGACGAAACGGGCCTCGTCCACTAGAGCTGCCCCAGATCAACATGGCCGTGTTGGGACAACGCGCCTCCTTTCCAGGTTCTGCTCTGTCGGATTTTCCCTTCACTCACGGAGGAACGCTGCCAGCCATCACACCAAAAAGCCAGCCACAGTCCACAAAG ACTCAGGGAGAGTCGCGCTGCACAGCTTTTAAATCCCGCTACATACCACCTCTGGATCGGAAGCACGGGGGCACCTGA